Part of the Selenomonadales bacterium genome is shown below.
ACAATTACGGCCACCCCGCCGCGTTCTCGCTCTTTTTTCATTCGCGCCTTGTCACCGCCCTTGCTATGACTACATAGGGATTTGGGAAAAACGGCTGGATAAGCGGCGTAATAATCTGCAGGGAATAGGTAACTGTAACTTCTATGGAAGTGCCGGCTTGACGCGCCGAAAAGGCAGGAGTCACCGTAACTGCTATCTGTCCCGGCGGTAACGGAGATGCCGCGTTTCTCGCCACGCTTATGATTTCCGCGTCTGTGCGCCCAAGGCTTGCCTCGCGTGCGGCTTGGCGCGAAGCTGACGTAACCGCCAAGTGCCCGTGAAAGACGCGCCCGAAGTCCACTATGCCCATAAGCACCAACAGCAGAATCGGCAACACGAGAGCCAGTTCTACTAGCGCTTGGCCTCTCTCGTTTTGTCTGCGCATAGGACCTCCTTTTGTGGGTGTCGCTTGC
Proteins encoded:
- a CDS encoding pilus assembly protein, translated to MRRQNERGQALVELALVLPILLLVLMGIVDFGRVFHGHLAVTSASRQAAREASLGRTDAEIISVARNAASPLPPGQIAVTVTPAFSARQAGTSIEVTVTYSLQIITPLIQPFFPNPYVVIARAVTRRE